The proteins below are encoded in one region of Streptomyces sp. NBC_00490:
- a CDS encoding endoglycosylceramidase: MPNIRLRLLAVLVVLFGSLTVAGAGPATAAVPNSLWFDGTALTVSNGRFVDGQGREVVLRGYNVSGETKLDENHGLPFASVADAKKSATALRALGGGNSVRFLLSWAYAEPVRGQLDTAYLAAATAQMGAFLDAGIRVYPDFHQDLYSRYLFDPDSWYTGDGAPQWAVDLGNYPDESCGICFLWGQNITQNGAVKAAQYDFWHNAHGLQDSFLTTAQKTMAYIKQNLSAEQFTGVLGFDPYNEPYAGTYESGQASRAWERDLLWPFYVKFRARMDAAGWTDKPAFVEPNLFWNGNVSKEEGGLLDAGAIGSRYVFNTHFYDQKAISGVLMWGNASDGQYVSDFATVRDRASALGTTAVVSEFGHPLNGSTAGKAPTVLKAMYQALDSRVKGANWWTTPATSGPVLSGSQWQWDIYNGRHSELMNGNPDKVLTTGDAWNDEDLSAVRLDDSGKAVLRQDARLLDRVYPSATSGSTLAFTYEDRSRDGSTTLTWNPVPSSLPNVSSLVGSGQYSLLVWRSGSGSAPTELHLPASFPNASTTVVSDLGTAYAPPAYTSTTPVGTTTEPGGTGSRRLLLTDTDSATLHYALVTNGSASPSATVLNAARSELAAWMASKFA, translated from the coding sequence ATGCCGAATATCCGGTTGCGTTTGCTGGCGGTTCTGGTCGTCCTCTTCGGATCTCTGACGGTGGCGGGCGCCGGGCCCGCCACCGCCGCCGTCCCCAACTCCCTCTGGTTCGACGGCACGGCGCTCACCGTGTCGAACGGCCGCTTCGTCGACGGCCAAGGCCGCGAGGTGGTTCTCCGCGGTTACAACGTCTCCGGCGAGACCAAGCTCGACGAGAACCACGGCCTGCCCTTCGCCTCCGTGGCCGACGCGAAGAAGTCGGCGACCGCGCTGAGAGCCCTCGGCGGCGGCAACTCGGTCCGCTTCCTGCTCTCCTGGGCCTATGCCGAGCCGGTGCGCGGTCAGCTGGACACGGCCTACCTGGCCGCCGCCACCGCACAGATGGGCGCCTTCCTGGACGCGGGCATCCGTGTCTACCCCGACTTCCACCAGGACCTCTACTCCCGCTACCTCTTCGACCCGGACAGCTGGTACACGGGCGACGGCGCCCCGCAATGGGCGGTGGATCTCGGCAACTACCCGGACGAATCCTGCGGGATCTGCTTCCTCTGGGGCCAGAACATCACCCAGAACGGCGCGGTGAAAGCCGCCCAGTACGACTTCTGGCACAACGCCCACGGCCTTCAGGACTCCTTCCTCACCACGGCCCAGAAGACCATGGCGTACATCAAGCAGAACCTGTCCGCCGAGCAGTTCACGGGCGTCCTCGGCTTCGACCCCTACAACGAGCCCTACGCCGGCACCTACGAGTCCGGCCAGGCCAGCCGCGCCTGGGAACGCGATCTGCTGTGGCCCTTCTACGTGAAGTTCCGGGCCCGGATGGACGCGGCCGGCTGGACGGACAAGCCCGCCTTCGTCGAGCCGAACCTGTTCTGGAACGGCAACGTCAGCAAGGAGGAGGGCGGCCTGCTCGACGCGGGCGCCATCGGCTCGCGGTACGTCTTCAACACCCACTTCTACGACCAGAAGGCCATCTCCGGCGTCCTCATGTGGGGCAACGCCTCGGACGGCCAGTACGTGAGCGACTTCGCCACGGTCCGCGACCGGGCCTCGGCGCTCGGCACCACGGCCGTCGTCAGCGAGTTCGGCCACCCCCTGAACGGCTCCACCGCCGGCAAGGCCCCGACCGTCCTCAAGGCCATGTACCAGGCCCTGGACTCCCGGGTGAAGGGCGCCAACTGGTGGACCACACCCGCCACGTCCGGTCCGGTGCTGTCCGGCTCGCAGTGGCAGTGGGACATCTACAACGGCCGCCACAGCGAGCTCATGAACGGCAACCCCGACAAGGTGCTCACCACCGGGGACGCCTGGAACGACGAGGACCTGTCCGCCGTACGCCTCGACGACTCCGGCAAGGCGGTCCTGCGACAGGACGCCCGGCTCCTCGACCGCGTCTACCCGAGCGCCACCTCGGGCAGCACCCTCGCCTTCACCTACGAGGACCGCTCCCGCGACGGCTCCACGACCCTGACCTGGAACCCGGTCCCGAGCAGCCTGCCGAACGTGTCCTCGCTGGTCGGCTCCGGCCAGTACTCCTTGCTGGTGTGGCGCTCCGGCAGCGGCTCGGCACCGACCGAACTGCACCTCCCGGCGTCCTTCCCGAACGCCTCCACCACCGTGGTCTCCGACCTCGGCACGGCGTACGCCCCGCCGGCGTACACCTCGACCACCCCGGTCGGCACGACCACCGAACCGGGCGGCACCGGAAGCCGCCGCCTTCTGCTCACCGACACCGACAGCGCCACCCTGCACTACGCGCTCGTCACCAACGGGTCCGCCTCACCCTCCGCCACCGTGCTGAACGCGGCCAGGTCCGAGCTGGCGGCCTGGATGGCGTCGAAGTTCGCTTGA
- a CDS encoding MerR family transcriptional regulator yields the protein MSYSVRQVASWAAVTVRTLHHYDRTGLLTPSSRSRAGYRLYDETDLARLQQILFYRELGFSLDEIAAILKDPQANALDQLRARQRQLSEEIARLQRLCEVAERAIEVQRTGVTLTPQERFEVFGEIGFDLSYATERQLKWGDSQGQRESMARAAAHTKEDWRRLMAEAGEWRTRLLAAFDAGEPGDGEAAMDLAEEHRRHITRWFTTCPPAMHRRIADDFVADPRAFALVVPPSQQRPGLASYLGKAVHANAARNDSPEDNR from the coding sequence ATGAGCTACTCCGTGCGGCAGGTCGCGTCCTGGGCCGCGGTGACGGTGCGCACGCTCCATCACTACGACCGGACCGGCCTGCTCACGCCCAGCAGCCGCAGCCGGGCCGGGTACCGCCTCTACGACGAGACGGACCTGGCCCGGCTCCAGCAGATCCTCTTCTACCGCGAACTCGGCTTCTCCCTCGACGAGATCGCCGCCATCCTCAAGGACCCGCAGGCCAACGCCCTGGATCAGCTCCGGGCCCGGCAACGGCAGCTGAGCGAGGAGATCGCCCGGCTCCAGCGGCTCTGCGAGGTCGCCGAGCGGGCCATCGAGGTCCAGCGGACCGGCGTCACCCTCACCCCGCAGGAACGCTTCGAGGTCTTCGGCGAGATCGGCTTCGACCTCAGCTACGCCACCGAACGGCAGCTGAAGTGGGGCGACTCACAGGGACAGCGCGAGTCGATGGCACGGGCGGCCGCGCACACCAAGGAGGACTGGCGCCGGCTCATGGCGGAGGCCGGCGAGTGGCGCACCCGGCTGCTCGCGGCCTTCGACGCGGGGGAGCCCGGCGACGGCGAGGCGGCCATGGACCTCGCCGAGGAGCACCGCCGGCACATCACCCGCTGGTTCACCACCTGTCCGCCCGCCATGCACCGGCGGATCGCGGACGACTTCGTGGCCGACCCGCGCGCCTTCGCCCTCGTCGTGCCCCCGTCGCAGCAACGGCCCGGCCTCGCCTCCTACCTGGGCAAGGCCGTGCACGCCAACGCGGCCCGCAACGACTCCCCGGAGGACAACAGATGA
- a CDS encoding glycosyltransferase — translation MRILIAAAGSRGDVAPYTGLGNALLRAGHEVALAAPDAFAPLAREAGLEFRGLPARAEGGGAATKRELMRTAAAFVTELGRGFAAAMDRGTDLLLLSTTTAPLGWHLAEATGTPAIGAYLVPAAPTGDFPPVVTAARSLGRPGNRTAGRFALRMADRLYTGAVADLRRSLGLPPLTPRAMRRRQERADWPVLHGFSTALVPRPSDWRPGLEVVGTWWPYIDEARRLTAEVEDFLAAGARPVFIGFGSMAAGQGERLGDIAVRALRRAGLRGILQTGAAGLAADGDDVLTVGDVPHALLFPRVAAVVHHAGAGTSAAGLRAGVPAVPVPVAADQPFWAGRLAALGAADDPVPFRSLTAETLADALGRVVRQQSYSRAAVTAARLMAAEDGAGAVVKAVERATD, via the coding sequence ATGAGGATCCTGATCGCCGCGGCCGGATCGCGCGGCGACGTGGCGCCGTACACGGGACTCGGCAACGCGCTCCTGAGGGCCGGGCACGAGGTCGCCCTCGCCGCCCCGGACGCCTTCGCGCCCCTGGCGCGGGAGGCGGGGCTGGAGTTCCGTGGTCTTCCCGCCCGCGCGGAAGGCGGTGGGGCGGCGACCAAGCGTGAACTGATGCGCACGGCGGCCGCGTTCGTCACCGAACTCGGTCGGGGATTCGCCGCCGCGATGGACCGGGGGACGGATCTGCTCCTGCTGTCGACGACCACGGCTCCCCTCGGCTGGCACCTGGCCGAGGCCACCGGCACCCCCGCGATCGGCGCGTACCTCGTGCCCGCCGCGCCGACCGGCGACTTCCCGCCCGTGGTCACCGCGGCCCGCTCACTGGGTCGCCCCGGCAACCGTACGGCCGGGCGCTTCGCGCTGCGCATGGCCGACCGTCTCTACACGGGAGCGGTCGCGGACCTCCGCCGCAGCCTCGGCCTGCCCCCGCTCACGCCGCGTGCGATGCGCCGCCGACAGGAGCGGGCGGACTGGCCCGTTCTGCACGGCTTCAGCACGGCACTGGTGCCGCGCCCCTCCGACTGGCGGCCGGGGCTGGAGGTCGTGGGCACCTGGTGGCCGTACATCGACGAGGCCCGGCGGCTGACCGCGGAAGTGGAGGACTTCCTCGCGGCCGGAGCGCGGCCGGTCTTCATCGGGTTCGGCAGTATGGCGGCCGGGCAGGGGGAGCGGCTCGGCGACATCGCCGTACGGGCCCTGCGGCGGGCCGGGCTGCGCGGGATCCTGCAGACCGGCGCGGCCGGACTGGCGGCCGACGGCGACGACGTCCTGACCGTCGGGGACGTACCGCACGCGCTGCTGTTCCCCCGGGTCGCCGCCGTGGTCCACCACGCCGGGGCGGGCACCTCCGCGGCCGGACTGCGCGCCGGGGTACCCGCGGTGCCCGTGCCGGTCGCGGCGGACCAGCCGTTCTGGGCGGGGCGGCTGGCCGCACTCGGGGCCGCCGACGACCCGGTCCCGTTCAGGTCGCTCACGGCCGAGACGCTCGCCGACGCGCTCGGCCGTGTCGTACGGCAGCAGTCCTACAGCCGTGCGGCCGTGACCGCCGCGCGGCTCATGGCCGCCGAGGACGGGGCGGGCGCGGTGGTCAAGGCCGTGGAGCGGGCGACGGACTGA
- a CDS encoding YncE family protein: MPAFRARHLGVLAAAVVLTVTAPATAATATDAADAAALREVLFVGNNWDGTADVLRSTGDLAKIGRINVIPDKDARMAEINADPIKWIYFMAIRNGVGEGHDQFADDMYTTPDGASVVVSRPSFADVVSINLSTGAINWRFPVSGYRSDHMAVSPDGTRVAVSASTANTVHVLDINSGKQLGKFATGDKPHENIFTKDGKYIYNMAIGDVNTSTDAAWLDWTKGDRRITVVDATTYQQVKVIDMRPKLDAIGLTDYSDAVRPAVFSPDESKLYFQVSFFNGFFEYDLATDKITRTKTLPKNPATSDDRTTFVNDSRHHGMSMSPDGTKLCIAGTMDDYATVVDRTTLQEGPLVTASKPYWATVSGDGKLCVVSESGTDQVTAIDFATGRKTVSVPVGDHPQRVRLGHVAPNWTSPAS; this comes from the coding sequence ATGCCCGCTTTCAGAGCCAGGCACCTCGGCGTTCTGGCCGCCGCCGTCGTCCTGACCGTCACCGCCCCGGCGACCGCCGCCACCGCCACGGACGCCGCGGACGCCGCCGCACTGCGCGAGGTGCTGTTCGTCGGCAACAACTGGGACGGCACCGCCGACGTCCTCAGGTCCACGGGCGATCTCGCGAAGATCGGCCGCATCAACGTCATCCCCGACAAGGACGCGCGGATGGCGGAGATCAACGCCGATCCGATCAAGTGGATCTACTTCATGGCGATCCGCAACGGTGTCGGCGAGGGCCACGACCAGTTCGCCGATGACATGTACACCACACCGGACGGCGCGTCGGTCGTGGTCTCCCGGCCGAGCTTCGCCGACGTGGTGTCGATCAACCTGTCCACCGGGGCCATCAACTGGCGGTTCCCCGTGTCGGGTTACCGCTCGGACCACATGGCGGTCTCCCCCGACGGCACCCGGGTGGCGGTGTCCGCCTCGACCGCGAACACCGTGCACGTGCTGGACATCAACTCCGGCAAGCAGCTCGGCAAGTTCGCCACCGGCGACAAGCCGCACGAGAACATCTTCACCAAGGACGGCAAGTACATCTACAACATGGCGATCGGTGACGTGAACACCAGCACCGACGCCGCGTGGCTGGACTGGACGAAGGGCGACCGGCGCATCACGGTCGTCGACGCCACGACGTACCAGCAGGTCAAGGTCATCGACATGCGGCCGAAGCTGGACGCGATCGGTCTCACCGACTACTCCGACGCGGTCCGCCCGGCCGTGTTCTCCCCGGACGAGTCCAAGCTGTACTTCCAGGTGTCGTTCTTCAACGGCTTCTTCGAGTACGACCTCGCCACCGACAAGATCACCCGGACCAAGACCCTCCCGAAGAACCCGGCGACCAGCGACGACCGCACCACGTTCGTCAACGACTCCCGCCACCACGGCATGTCGATGAGCCCCGACGGCACCAAGCTGTGCATCGCCGGGACCATGGACGACTACGCGACCGTCGTCGACCGCACGACGCTCCAGGAGGGCCCGCTCGTCACCGCCTCCAAGCCCTACTGGGCCACGGTCAGCGGCGACGGCAAGCTCTGCGTGGTCTCCGAGAGCGGCACCGACCAGGTCACGGCCATCGACTTCGCCACCGGCCGCAAGACGGTGTCCGTCCCGGTCGGCGACCACCCCCAGCGCGTCCGCCTCGGCCATGTCGCGCCGAACTGGACGAGCCCGGCCTCCTGA
- a CDS encoding TetR/AcrR family transcriptional regulator has protein sequence MAGRLKAPTGRYGGKTAEERQALRRGRFLDAALQLFGDTPGYRNTTVAALSEAAGLSTRQFYEEFRTLEDVLAALHLQVNGWAEEAVLTAVADAGPLPLAERVAAIFRAYAANVTGDPRRVRITFVEIIGVSPRLEEQRLARRAGWIDLLCAEANAAVARGEAVPRDYRIPAAAFIGAVNGLLHDWSAGWVDATLDEVVEELVRQLLAILRPVEWGSAGR, from the coding sequence GTGGCGGGCAGGCTCAAGGCGCCGACCGGCCGCTACGGCGGCAAGACGGCCGAAGAACGGCAGGCGCTGCGGCGCGGGCGTTTTCTGGACGCGGCCCTGCAGCTGTTCGGCGACACCCCCGGCTACCGCAACACCACGGTCGCCGCGCTCAGCGAGGCCGCGGGCCTGTCGACCCGGCAGTTCTACGAGGAGTTCCGCACCCTCGAGGACGTCCTCGCCGCCCTCCACCTCCAGGTCAACGGCTGGGCCGAGGAGGCGGTGCTGACAGCGGTGGCCGACGCGGGGCCGCTGCCGCTCGCCGAACGGGTGGCGGCGATCTTCCGTGCGTACGCCGCGAACGTCACCGGCGATCCTCGCCGTGTCCGCATCACCTTCGTCGAGATCATCGGCGTCAGTCCGCGCCTGGAGGAGCAGCGCCTCGCCCGCCGCGCCGGGTGGATCGACCTGCTGTGTGCCGAGGCGAACGCGGCCGTCGCGCGGGGTGAGGCGGTGCCGCGGGACTACCGGATTCCGGCCGCGGCGTTCATCGGCGCGGTCAACGGTCTGCTGCACGACTGGAGCGCCGGATGGGTGGACGCGACGCTGGACGAGGTGGTGGAGGAACTGGTGCGGCAGTTGCTGGCGATTCTGCGGCCGGTCGAGTGGGGATCCGCGGGCAGGTGA
- a CDS encoding glycosyltransferase, giving the protein MTAGSRGDVAPFTGLGHGLVRAGHEVTLVTHGSFEPLVAGSGVGFHALPLDPRAELESSRGRALHDSATGTGKLLRVVRMARTLAREMADDVLAAARGSDVLLLSGSLAPLGHTVAEGLSLPSMGVYLQPIAPTREFGPPLLGGRSWGAAGNRLAGHGVGLAVEQVFAATVPAVRGRLGMPRVRTTAALRARERQAWPVHHGFSPLVVARPRDWRAGLDVSGYWWPYDVKSELPPEVRDFLDAGEAPVFVGLGSATVPDPGRLSADIVRALRRAGLRGVIQQGWGGLAADGDDMLTVGEVAHSALFPHMAALVHHAGAGTTAAGLRAGVPAVPVPVQFDAGFWSARLVALGVAPRAVPLRGLNTDTLASALTRVTRDPGYRERARALGERIREEDGVGPVVEAVNGLTR; this is encoded by the coding sequence ATGACGGCGGGATCCCGGGGCGACGTCGCCCCGTTCACCGGACTGGGGCACGGCCTCGTGCGGGCCGGACACGAGGTCACCCTGGTCACGCACGGCTCCTTCGAGCCGTTGGTGGCAGGGTCGGGGGTCGGATTCCACGCCCTGCCGCTCGATCCCCGGGCGGAGCTGGAGTCCTCACGCGGGCGGGCGCTGCACGACAGTGCGACGGGCACGGGGAAGCTGCTGCGGGTGGTGCGCATGGCGCGGACCCTGGCCCGGGAGATGGCCGACGACGTGCTGGCGGCCGCGCGGGGCAGCGACGTGCTGCTGCTGTCCGGCTCGCTCGCACCGCTGGGACACACCGTCGCCGAGGGGCTGTCGCTGCCCAGCATGGGCGTCTATCTCCAACCCATCGCCCCCACCCGCGAGTTCGGCCCTCCCCTGCTCGGTGGCCGCTCCTGGGGAGCCGCCGGCAACCGGCTCGCCGGGCACGGCGTGGGCCTGGCCGTGGAGCAGGTCTTCGCCGCGACCGTCCCGGCGGTGCGCGGACGGCTGGGGATGCCCCGCGTCCGCACCACGGCGGCGCTGCGGGCCCGGGAGCGGCAGGCGTGGCCGGTGCACCACGGCTTCAGCCCGCTGGTGGTGGCCAGGCCACGCGACTGGCGGGCGGGGCTGGACGTGAGCGGCTACTGGTGGCCGTACGACGTGAAGAGCGAACTTCCGCCCGAGGTGCGGGACTTCCTCGACGCGGGCGAAGCTCCGGTGTTCGTCGGTCTGGGCAGTGCGACGGTCCCGGACCCCGGACGGCTCAGCGCCGACATCGTGCGCGCGCTGCGCCGGGCCGGGCTGCGCGGGGTGATCCAGCAGGGCTGGGGCGGCCTCGCGGCCGACGGCGACGACATGCTGACCGTCGGCGAGGTCGCCCACTCGGCGCTCTTCCCGCACATGGCGGCGCTCGTCCACCACGCGGGCGCGGGCACCACCGCCGCGGGACTGCGGGCCGGGGTGCCCGCCGTACCGGTGCCGGTCCAGTTCGACGCGGGTTTCTGGTCCGCGCGGCTGGTCGCGCTGGGCGTGGCACCGCGGGCGGTACCGCTGCGGGGACTGAACACGGACACGCTGGCCTCGGCGCTGACGCGGGTCACCCGCGATCCGGGGTACCGGGAGCGGGCGCGGGCGCTGGGGGAGCGGATTCGCGAGGAGGACGGGGTCGGGCCGGTGGTGGAGGCGGTGAACGGACTGACGCGCTGA
- a CDS encoding ricin-type beta-trefoil lectin domain protein, with translation MYPPPSSVRRLRAAAVRALVLALTATAALLFAQPDQAEAATSRQISVPAAPMGWASWNSFAAKIDYSVIKQQVDAFVASGLPAAGYQYINIDEGWWQGTRDSAGNITIDEAEWPGGMKAIADYIHSKGLKAGIYTDAGKDGCGYYYPTGRPAAPGSGSEGHYEQDMLQFSQWGFDFVKVDWCGGDAEGLDAKTTYQAISDAITKATTTTGRPMTLSLCNWGRQNPWNWAPGQGAMWRTNDDIIFYGNKPSMTNLLTNYDRNLHPTAQHTGYYNDPDMLMVGMDGFTAAQNRTHMNLWAISGAPLLAGNNLATMTTETANILKNPEVIAVDQDARGLQGVKVAEDTSGLQVYGKALSGAGNRAAVLLNRTSSAQNITVRWSDLGLTNANATVRDLWTQQNIGSYGTSYTTSVPAGGSVMLTVKGGTEAASSTYTGTSSFSGVVAGNTGLKTVDVAYTNTTSTARKATLKVNGQGPTTVSFPPTGSSQGTISVQVALSKGSSNTLTFTGAPTLADITVRPLPGANGSLVVGTQSGRCADINDNTLTNGIQAQLWDCNGGQNQAWTYTSRKELVVYGNKCLDAYDQGTANGTKAVIWDCNGQNNQKWNVNTDGTLSNVHSGLCLDAYNNQTANGSQLVLWACGTGDNQKWTLN, from the coding sequence ATGTACCCCCCACCGAGTTCCGTACGCCGCCTCAGAGCCGCCGCCGTACGCGCCCTCGTCCTCGCCCTGACCGCCACCGCCGCCCTGCTGTTCGCGCAGCCGGACCAGGCGGAGGCGGCGACCAGCCGGCAGATATCCGTGCCCGCCGCCCCCATGGGCTGGGCCTCCTGGAACAGCTTCGCCGCGAAGATCGACTACAGCGTGATCAAGCAGCAGGTCGACGCGTTCGTCGCCTCGGGTCTGCCGGCGGCGGGCTACCAGTACATCAACATCGACGAGGGCTGGTGGCAGGGCACCCGTGACAGCGCCGGCAACATCACCATCGACGAGGCGGAGTGGCCCGGTGGCATGAAGGCCATCGCCGACTACATCCACAGCAAGGGCCTCAAGGCCGGCATCTACACCGACGCCGGCAAGGACGGCTGCGGCTACTACTACCCGACCGGCCGCCCCGCCGCGCCCGGCTCCGGCAGTGAGGGCCACTACGAGCAGGACATGCTCCAGTTCTCGCAGTGGGGCTTCGACTTCGTGAAGGTCGACTGGTGCGGCGGCGACGCCGAGGGCCTCGACGCGAAGACGACGTACCAGGCCATCAGCGACGCGATCACGAAGGCCACGACCACGACCGGCCGCCCGATGACCCTGTCGCTGTGCAACTGGGGCCGGCAGAACCCGTGGAACTGGGCCCCTGGGCAGGGGGCGATGTGGCGGACCAACGACGACATCATCTTCTACGGCAACAAGCCGTCCATGACCAACCTGCTGACCAACTACGACCGGAACCTGCACCCCACGGCCCAGCACACCGGCTACTACAACGACCCCGACATGCTGATGGTCGGCATGGACGGCTTCACCGCCGCCCAGAACCGCACCCACATGAACCTGTGGGCGATCTCCGGCGCCCCGCTCCTCGCCGGCAACAACCTCGCCACCATGACCACCGAGACCGCGAACATCCTCAAGAACCCCGAGGTCATCGCCGTCGACCAGGACGCGCGCGGCCTCCAGGGCGTCAAGGTCGCCGAGGACACCAGCGGACTGCAGGTGTACGGCAAGGCCCTGTCCGGCGCCGGCAACCGCGCGGCCGTCCTGCTCAACCGCACCTCCTCCGCCCAGAACATCACCGTCCGCTGGTCCGACCTCGGCCTGACCAACGCCAACGCGACCGTCCGTGACCTGTGGACGCAGCAGAACATCGGCTCGTACGGCACGAGTTACACCACCAGCGTCCCGGCGGGCGGCTCCGTGATGCTCACGGTCAAGGGCGGCACCGAGGCCGCGAGCAGCACCTACACGGGCACGTCGAGCTTCTCCGGCGTGGTCGCCGGGAACACCGGCCTGAAGACCGTCGACGTCGCCTACACCAACACCACCTCGACCGCCCGCAAGGCCACCCTCAAGGTCAACGGCCAGGGCCCGACGACGGTCTCCTTCCCGCCCACGGGCTCCAGCCAGGGCACCATCAGCGTCCAGGTCGCCCTCTCCAAGGGCTCCTCGAACACGCTGACCTTCACCGGCGCCCCGACCCTCGCCGACATCACGGTCAGACCGCTGCCCGGCGCCAACGGCAGCCTGGTCGTCGGCACCCAGTCGGGCCGCTGCGCCGACATCAACGACAACACCCTCACCAACGGCATCCAGGCCCAGCTCTGGGACTGCAACGGCGGCCAGAACCAGGCCTGGACGTACACCTCCCGCAAGGAACTCGTGGTGTACGGCAACAAGTGTCTGGACGCCTACGACCAAGGCACGGCCAACGGCACCAAGGCCGTGATCTGGGACTGCAACGGTCAGAACAACCAGAAGTGGAACGTCAACACCGACGGCACCCTCAGCAATGTCCACTCCGGACTCTGCCTGGACGCCTACAACAACCAGACGGCCAACGGCAGTCAGCTGGTGCTGTGGGCCTGCGGCACCGGTGACAACCAGAAGTGGACGCTGAACTAG
- a CDS encoding MarR family winged helix-turn-helix transcriptional regulator, translating into MAIKEYSQEELAAQPIGAWSGEVYRRVVEEIRAQLAVENLTQPHWWTLNHAARDPGRWTRAALVERLAPYDDQGIDFDGVFDDLVARGWLTEEPDGMRLTEAGEAGRVRARERTLPVHERTHDGIDPADYAVTVDVLRRMVANLGGEGNLPD; encoded by the coding sequence ATGGCGATCAAGGAGTACTCGCAGGAGGAACTGGCCGCTCAGCCGATCGGGGCGTGGAGCGGTGAGGTGTACCGCCGGGTGGTGGAAGAAATCCGCGCACAGCTGGCCGTGGAGAACCTGACGCAGCCCCACTGGTGGACGCTCAACCACGCCGCCCGGGATCCCGGACGGTGGACCCGTGCGGCGCTCGTCGAGCGGCTGGCTCCGTACGACGACCAGGGCATCGACTTCGACGGCGTCTTCGATGACCTCGTCGCCCGCGGCTGGCTCACGGAGGAGCCGGACGGCATGCGCCTGACCGAGGCGGGGGAAGCGGGACGCGTCCGAGCCCGGGAGCGCACCCTGCCGGTCCATGAGCGGACGCACGACGGGATCGACCCGGCCGACTACGCGGTGACGGTCGATGTCCTGCGCCGGATGGTCGCGAACCTCGGCGGCGAGGGGAACCTCCCCGACTGA